Proteins from a single region of Alloscardovia omnicolens:
- a CDS encoding major tail protein has product MSDKNNKVKYNIKNVYAAKMSETITDGTSTFSYETPRAIPGAVSLSLDAEGESSPFYADGIVYFRSVTNNGYSGELEIALIPEWFRTDILGETLDTKGVLVENSNTAESVKFALLFEFDGDIKAIRHVLYNCTASRPSIESETKEDTIEPGTETLSLTADPRADGLVKAKTGDTTDKATYEGWYARVYESAPAKPTREG; this is encoded by the coding sequence ATGTCTGATAAAAACAACAAGGTCAAATACAACATCAAAAACGTCTATGCCGCCAAAATGAGTGAAACCATCACCGACGGCACCTCCACCTTTAGCTACGAGACGCCCCGTGCCATACCCGGTGCCGTCTCGCTGTCTTTGGACGCGGAAGGAGAATCCTCACCGTTTTACGCTGATGGCATCGTCTACTTCCGCTCAGTAACCAACAATGGCTACTCGGGCGAACTAGAAATCGCTCTCATCCCTGAATGGTTTAGGACAGACATCCTCGGTGAAACCCTAGATACCAAAGGCGTGCTGGTAGAAAACTCCAACACCGCAGAATCAGTGAAGTTCGCACTCCTTTTCGAATTTGACGGTGACATCAAAGCCATCCGCCACGTGCTCTACAACTGCACTGCATCTCGTCCGTCCATCGAATCGGAAACCAAAGAAGACACCATCGAACCAGGTACGGAAACCTTGTCACTGACCGCTGATCCACGTGCAGACGGTCTGGTGAAAGCCAAAACAGGTGACACCACCGATAAGGCAACCTACGAGGGCTGGTATGCACGCGTCTATGAATCTGCACCTGCAAAACCTACAAGGGAGGGCTAA
- a CDS encoding HK97 gp10 family phage protein — MSRKVKIDEMASAINQELMDYNKLCEQDMKRAVTKAGQTVRKEIAAGAPTHTGAYKKSWSVKKVLESAHKLQVTVHSKNRYQLAHLLEHGHAKRGGGRVSARVHIAPAEAKGEEQLLADIERSLKDG, encoded by the coding sequence ATGTCCCGCAAAGTGAAAATTGATGAAATGGCTTCTGCCATCAACCAAGAACTCATGGACTACAACAAGCTCTGCGAACAGGACATGAAACGCGCAGTCACCAAAGCCGGACAGACCGTGCGAAAAGAAATCGCAGCCGGAGCACCAACGCACACGGGCGCATATAAGAAAAGCTGGTCAGTAAAGAAAGTCTTAGAAAGCGCACACAAGTTACAAGTAACGGTGCACTCGAAAAACCGCTACCAGCTGGCACACCTGCTCGAACACGGGCACGCCAAACGAGGCGGCGGCCGTGTAAGCGCTCGCGTGCATATCGCACCAGCAGAAGCAAAAGGTGAAGAACAACTTCTAGCAGACATTGAAAGGAGCCTTAAAGATGGATGA
- a CDS encoding phage head closure protein, whose product MDIARMNCHITFQKREIVTDAIGNQKEVWTNAYSCYGTVSGEASKDVNALAGEVDKSDMAVTVRWCKATQVMNTHDYRLCFNGEVFDISRIDHLAYKKRAIKFYCTKEESHVPQSEN is encoded by the coding sequence ATGGACATTGCACGCATGAACTGCCACATCACCTTCCAAAAACGAGAAATCGTCACAGACGCTATCGGCAACCAAAAGGAAGTCTGGACGAACGCGTACAGCTGCTATGGCACCGTTTCAGGGGAAGCCTCAAAAGACGTAAACGCTCTCGCTGGTGAGGTTGATAAAAGCGACATGGCCGTGACCGTGCGCTGGTGTAAAGCAACGCAGGTGATGAACACCCATGACTATCGCCTTTGCTTTAACGGAGAAGTCTTTGACATTAGCCGCATCGACCACTTGGCTTACAAAAAGCGTGCCATCAAGTTTTACTGCACCAAGGAGGAATCTCATGTCCCGCAAAGTGAAAATTGA
- a CDS encoding head-tail connector protein translates to MIDLESVKQYLRVDFEDDDALIELLITSAKELVASIAREDNLADSAQIDVAVNYAVAYLYEHREEANHHELTLTLRSLLTGNRKEVF, encoded by the coding sequence ATGATTGACCTTGAAAGCGTCAAACAGTACCTACGCGTGGATTTTGAGGACGATGACGCCCTCATCGAACTACTCATTACAAGCGCAAAAGAACTCGTTGCCAGCATCGCACGCGAAGACAATCTTGCTGACAGCGCACAAATAGACGTGGCTGTCAACTACGCAGTTGCGTACCTCTACGAACACCGTGAAGAAGCAAACCACCATGAGCTCACGCTCACGTTGCGCTCCCTTCTTACAGGCAACCGAAAAGAGGTGTTTTAG
- a CDS encoding phage major capsid protein → MDIYELIQKRNDAINAAKLFATSHKTETGTLSDEDNARWEEMDKEISAMSREIARMSREAELERELEKPLHTPLVTSPGNTSEDTPMTTNYRAKADYKRAMVDALKSNFRNVSNVLQEGTDADGGYLVPEEYDSRLIEKLEEENIMRTLATTLTTSAPHKINIASTKPAAAWLEEGGTLSFGDAKFEQILLDAHKLHVAIKVTEELLYDAQFNLENYILDAFTKALANAEEDAFLNGTGNGQPLGIFADKGGGENFKKLTADLKADDVMDLVYGLKRPYRKNAAFIMNDLTVAAIRKFKDANGNFMWQPSYTQGEPDTLLGYPIYTSAFAPANKIAFGDFSYYNIGDRGTRAFGELRELFAGNGMIGFVAKERVDGKLVLAEAVQILTLKGSGTANA, encoded by the coding sequence ATGGACATCTACGAACTCATTCAAAAACGAAACGACGCAATCAACGCAGCAAAACTCTTTGCCACCTCGCACAAAACCGAGACAGGCACCCTAAGCGACGAGGACAATGCACGCTGGGAGGAAATGGACAAAGAAATCAGCGCCATGAGCCGAGAGATTGCACGCATGAGCCGAGAAGCAGAACTCGAGCGCGAACTGGAAAAACCGCTGCACACACCCCTTGTCACCAGTCCTGGAAACACATCGGAGGATACCCCTATGACCACAAATTACCGTGCAAAAGCCGACTACAAGCGCGCAATGGTAGACGCACTCAAATCCAACTTTAGGAACGTTTCAAACGTACTCCAAGAAGGCACGGATGCCGATGGCGGCTACCTAGTGCCAGAAGAATACGACAGCCGCCTGATTGAAAAGCTCGAAGAAGAAAACATCATGCGAACTCTTGCCACTACGCTGACCACATCTGCGCCGCACAAGATTAATATCGCTTCCACCAAGCCTGCCGCTGCATGGCTTGAAGAAGGTGGCACCTTGTCCTTTGGTGATGCCAAGTTCGAGCAGATTCTCTTGGATGCCCATAAGCTCCACGTGGCCATCAAAGTCACCGAGGAACTCCTCTATGACGCGCAGTTCAACCTCGAAAACTACATCCTCGATGCCTTCACCAAGGCACTGGCAAACGCTGAAGAAGATGCCTTCCTAAACGGCACCGGCAACGGCCAGCCCCTTGGCATCTTTGCAGACAAAGGCGGCGGCGAGAACTTTAAGAAACTCACCGCAGACCTCAAAGCGGATGACGTGATGGATCTGGTCTATGGACTCAAGCGCCCATACCGCAAAAACGCAGCCTTCATCATGAACGACCTGACGGTGGCTGCTATTCGCAAGTTCAAGGACGCCAACGGCAACTTTATGTGGCAGCCGTCCTACACCCAAGGCGAGCCTGACACGCTTTTGGGTTACCCCATCTACACCTCTGCCTTTGCACCTGCCAACAAGATTGCCTTCGGAGACTTCTCCTACTACAACATTGGCGACCGAGGAACGCGTGCCTTTGGTGAGCTACGAGAGCTTTTCGCTGGAAACGGCATGATTGGCTTTGTAGCCAAAGAGCGCGTAGACGGAAAGCTCGTACTCGCTGAAGCCGTACAAATCCTGACCCTCAAGGGATCTGGCACAGCAAACGCTTAA
- a CDS encoding head maturation protease, ClpP-related, with amino-acid sequence MRTLYLSGTIAEESWFDDDVTPAEFKQELFSGTGNICVWINSPGGDCVAAAQIYNMLIDYPGEVTVKIDGLAASAASVIAMAGTKVLMSPVATMMIHNPATLAFGDTAELARAGRMLSEVKESIINAYEIKTGLSREKISRMMDAETWMNAHKAKELGFIDDLLRPGDISSADIAEITNPTCAVLDTTKLYNHLTQKLQDACNIAGKPAQTGASVESILAKLHTYQNQ; translated from the coding sequence ATTCGGACGCTTTATCTATCAGGCACCATCGCTGAAGAGTCCTGGTTTGACGACGATGTAACCCCAGCCGAGTTCAAGCAAGAACTCTTCTCAGGCACAGGAAACATCTGCGTCTGGATCAACAGCCCTGGCGGCGACTGCGTGGCCGCCGCACAAATCTACAACATGCTCATCGACTACCCAGGCGAGGTCACCGTCAAAATTGATGGACTTGCCGCCAGTGCTGCCTCGGTCATCGCAATGGCAGGCACAAAAGTACTCATGAGCCCTGTGGCTACCATGATGATTCATAATCCAGCCACCTTGGCCTTTGGAGATACCGCAGAGCTTGCGCGTGCAGGACGCATGCTTTCTGAGGTTAAAGAATCCATCATTAATGCCTACGAAATCAAAACAGGCCTATCCAGAGAAAAAATCTCTCGCATGATGGATGCCGAAACCTGGATGAATGCCCACAAAGCAAAAGAGCTGGGCTTTATCGATGACCTGCTCAGGCCTGGTGACATTTCATCTGCAGACATCGCCGAGATTACAAACCCGACCTGTGCCGTACTGGATACCACCAAGCTTTACAACCACTTAACCCAAAAGCTTCAAGATGCCTGCAACATCGCCGGCAAACCAGCCCAGACTGGTGCCAGTGTCGAGAGCATCTTAGCCAAACTTCACACCTATCAAAACCAATAA
- a CDS encoding phage portal protein has product MNIFQVLSRKRAGPKNATQGSAYRFFLGQSSSGKAVTERSAMQMTAVYSCVRILAEAIAGLPLHVLDTDGDNVQKKATDHSLYRLLHDEPNPEMTSFMFREALMTHLLLWGNAYAQIIRNGRGEVLALYPLMPKQMRVGRDENKRLIYTYQMGSDEPTANAGTVTLTSREVLHIPGLGFDGLVGYSPIAMAKNAIGMAIACEEFGAKFFANGAAPGGVLEHPGVIKDPERVRESWNATFAGAHNANKIAVLEEGMKYTPISISPEAAQFLETRKFQIDEIARIFRIPPHMVGDLDKSSFSNIEQQSLEFVKYTLDPWVVRFEQAMTRALLTDEEKSHLSIHFNVDGLLRGDYESRMRGYATARQNGWMSANDIRDLENLDRIPEEAGGNLYLINGNMCRLEDAGIFARTKLPIEKEEDK; this is encoded by the coding sequence ATGAATATTTTTCAAGTCTTAAGCCGCAAGCGTGCAGGTCCTAAAAATGCTACGCAAGGCAGTGCCTATCGCTTCTTTCTAGGACAGTCCTCATCCGGTAAAGCCGTAACTGAACGCTCCGCTATGCAGATGACTGCTGTCTACTCGTGCGTTCGTATCCTTGCTGAAGCCATTGCAGGACTGCCCTTACATGTCCTCGACACCGACGGGGATAACGTGCAAAAGAAAGCCACCGACCACAGTCTGTACCGACTCCTCCACGATGAACCTAATCCTGAGATGACAAGCTTCATGTTCCGTGAAGCCCTTATGACACATCTCCTGCTTTGGGGAAATGCGTATGCGCAAATCATCAGAAACGGGCGAGGTGAAGTTCTTGCACTTTATCCTTTGATGCCCAAACAAATGCGTGTTGGCAGAGACGAAAACAAACGCCTCATCTACACCTATCAAATGGGCTCAGATGAGCCGACCGCAAACGCTGGAACCGTCACGCTCACATCCCGTGAAGTCTTGCACATTCCCGGTCTTGGTTTTGACGGGCTGGTCGGTTATAGTCCCATTGCAATGGCGAAAAACGCCATCGGCATGGCAATAGCCTGTGAAGAGTTTGGCGCTAAGTTTTTCGCCAACGGTGCAGCTCCCGGTGGCGTGCTGGAACATCCCGGTGTCATCAAAGACCCTGAACGAGTACGTGAAAGCTGGAATGCCACATTTGCAGGTGCGCATAACGCCAACAAAATCGCTGTGCTAGAAGAAGGCATGAAATACACGCCGATTTCCATCTCCCCGGAAGCCGCCCAGTTTTTAGAAACCAGAAAGTTTCAAATCGATGAGATTGCGCGTATCTTTCGTATCCCACCGCACATGGTAGGCGATTTGGATAAAAGCTCATTTTCAAACATCGAGCAACAGTCCTTGGAATTCGTCAAATACACCCTCGACCCGTGGGTAGTTCGCTTTGAGCAAGCCATGACCCGTGCCCTTTTAACCGACGAAGAAAAAAGCCACCTCTCCATTCACTTCAACGTGGACGGGCTACTCCGAGGGGATTACGAGTCACGCATGCGAGGATACGCCACCGCACGGCAAAACGGATGGATGAGCGCAAACGACATCCGCGACCTAGAAAACCTTGACCGCATCCCAGAGGAAGCCGGCGGCAACCTCTACCTCATTAACGGCAACATGTGCCGCCTAGAAGACGCAGGCATATTCGCACGCACCAAACTACCTATAGAAAAGGAGGAAGATAAGTGA
- a CDS encoding terminase TerL endonuclease subunit — MRRLKDYTPTRFMADDSHYDKRKADYAVAFIECLRHTKGTWAGKPFELIDWQERIIRDLFGTIKENGYRQFNTAYIEIPKKMGKSELAAAVALLLCCGDCEQRAEVYGCAADRQQASIVFEVAADMVRMCPALAKRVKILASQKRIIFEPTNSFYQVLSAEAYSKHGFNIHGVVFDELHTQPNRKLFDVMTKGSGDARTQPLYFLITTAGTDTHSICYETHQKALDILEGRKHDATFYPVIYGAAETDDWKDPNVWAKANPSLGITVGIDKVQAAFESAKQNPAEENAFRQLRLNQWVKQEVRWMPMDVWDACSDTFDMEALKGRVCYGGLDLSSTTDITAFVLIFPPRTEEERYIIVPYFWIPEDNIDIRVARDHVPYDLWLKQGHIMSTEGNVVHYGFIETFIEKLGETYNIREIAFDRWGAIQMVQNLEGMGFTVVPFGQGFKDMSPPTKELMKLALEGRLSHAGHPVLRWMVDNIYIRRDPAGNIKCDKAKSTEKIDGAIAAIMALDRAIRCGADASESVYETRGLLVL; from the coding sequence ATGCGAAGGCTAAAAGACTATACGCCCACCAGATTCATGGCAGATGACTCTCACTACGACAAACGTAAAGCTGACTATGCCGTAGCCTTCATCGAGTGTCTGCGCCACACCAAAGGCACCTGGGCTGGAAAACCCTTTGAACTCATCGACTGGCAAGAACGCATCATTCGCGATCTCTTTGGCACCATCAAAGAAAACGGATATCGCCAGTTCAACACCGCCTACATCGAGATTCCCAAAAAGATGGGCAAATCAGAACTCGCCGCCGCTGTCGCACTTCTGCTTTGCTGTGGCGACTGCGAGCAGCGAGCCGAAGTCTATGGATGTGCGGCAGACCGCCAGCAAGCCTCCATCGTTTTTGAAGTGGCAGCCGACATGGTACGTATGTGCCCAGCTCTTGCAAAACGCGTGAAAATCCTCGCTTCACAAAAGCGCATCATCTTTGAGCCAACCAACAGCTTCTACCAAGTCCTCTCGGCTGAAGCCTACTCCAAGCATGGTTTCAACATCCACGGTGTGGTATTCGATGAGCTGCACACCCAGCCTAACCGCAAGCTCTTTGATGTGATGACCAAAGGCTCGGGAGATGCCAGAACCCAGCCCCTCTACTTTCTCATCACCACTGCAGGCACTGACACCCACTCCATCTGCTACGAAACCCACCAAAAAGCACTCGACATACTAGAGGGAAGAAAACATGACGCCACTTTCTATCCTGTCATCTATGGTGCAGCAGAAACGGATGACTGGAAAGACCCCAATGTGTGGGCAAAAGCCAATCCAAGCCTTGGCATCACTGTTGGCATCGATAAAGTGCAAGCCGCCTTTGAATCTGCCAAGCAAAACCCGGCAGAAGAAAACGCCTTCAGGCAATTACGCCTCAATCAATGGGTGAAGCAAGAAGTGCGCTGGATGCCAATGGATGTGTGGGATGCCTGTTCAGATACCTTCGATATGGAAGCTCTCAAAGGCAGAGTCTGCTACGGAGGTCTTGACCTGTCATCGACCACCGACATCACCGCTTTCGTCCTCATCTTTCCACCCAGAACCGAAGAGGAACGCTACATCATCGTGCCCTATTTCTGGATCCCCGAAGACAACATCGATATCCGAGTAGCCCGTGACCACGTGCCCTATGACCTGTGGCTCAAACAAGGCCACATCATGAGCACCGAGGGAAACGTCGTCCACTACGGATTCATCGAAACCTTCATCGAAAAACTCGGTGAAACCTACAACATTCGAGAAATTGCCTTTGACCGCTGGGGAGCCATACAGATGGTGCAAAACCTTGAAGGCATGGGCTTTACTGTTGTGCCCTTCGGACAAGGCTTTAAAGACATGAGCCCACCGACCAAAGAGCTGATGAAACTAGCCCTTGAAGGAAGGCTCTCACACGCTGGACACCCCGTGCTTCGCTGGATGGTCGACAACATCTACATCAGGCGCGACCCAGCTGGAAACATCAAATGCGACAAAGCCAAATCCACCGAGAAAATCGATGGCGCAATCGCTGCCATCATGGCGCTTGACCGCGCCATTCGCTGTGGCGCAGACGCATCCGAATCCGTCTATGAAACCAGAGGTCTACTCGTCTTATAA
- a CDS encoding DUF4314 domain-containing protein produces the protein MQPLSKARLAWLRSAYPKGTRVELISMDDAQAPPAGTKGTVYGVDDTGSLLVSWDNGSTLNVLYGIDSVRKIG, from the coding sequence ATGCAACCACTGTCTAAAGCACGCCTAGCATGGCTTCGCAGCGCCTACCCGAAAGGCACCCGAGTGGAGCTCATTTCAATGGACGATGCCCAAGCACCACCTGCTGGCACGAAAGGCACCGTATACGGTGTAGATGATACCGGTTCCCTTTTGGTCAGCTGGGATAATGGCTCCACTTTGAATGTCCTTTACGGCATCGATTCGGTGCGAAAAATTGGCTAA
- the dcm gene encoding DNA (cytosine-5-)-methyltransferase, translated as MTKPLTLGSLFDGSGAFPLAAKRAGITPIWASEVEPFAIRVTTKRLSDVKHVGDIQKLDGTTLPPVDIITFGSPCQDLSIAGKRSGIQGSRSSLFYEAIRIIKEMRSHTNGLFPRYAIWENVPGAFSSNKGEDFQAVLEAFADIKGYTLPQTRPKKWHTAGEILGDNFSLAWRVLDAQYFGVPQRRKRIFLVADFTGTSASQILFEPTGIKRNLAKGKSQKQDASRTPQNSTDTPSTLILNDQGGQCMNVSIDVVGTLRAQSNHPPLLFENHAQDGRVKGPLDKATTLTQRLGTGGNNQPLVTEPSAKSEVSIPLAYSLAAKKHKALLISEDAKGQASVSRTLDTKGSDPCCNQGGMAVVSFGLDYASMNQGKNARYAPTILEETQPTLVAKGPGAVATSADNHYKVRRLTPLECARLQGFPDNWCDELADENPTDAEFAFWRDVFDTYATLSESKKPKTDKQIRTWLKNPYSDTAAYKLWGNGIALPCAIYVLERLVKNNS; from the coding sequence ATGACTAAACCTTTGACCTTAGGCTCGCTCTTTGACGGATCAGGCGCATTTCCTCTGGCCGCCAAACGAGCAGGTATCACGCCCATCTGGGCAAGTGAGGTTGAGCCTTTTGCCATACGCGTCACCACCAAACGCCTAAGCGACGTTAAACACGTCGGTGACATTCAAAAACTAGACGGGACCACGCTTCCTCCGGTGGATATCATCACCTTCGGCAGTCCCTGTCAGGACTTATCGATTGCAGGAAAACGGAGCGGGATCCAAGGATCTCGCTCTTCTCTTTTCTATGAAGCAATCCGCATCATAAAAGAAATGAGGTCACACACCAATGGATTATTCCCACGCTACGCCATCTGGGAAAATGTACCAGGTGCCTTTAGCTCAAACAAAGGCGAAGACTTCCAAGCAGTCCTTGAAGCCTTCGCTGACATCAAAGGATATACGCTTCCTCAAACTCGACCTAAAAAATGGCACACAGCTGGAGAAATACTGGGAGACAATTTCTCGCTCGCATGGCGCGTACTTGATGCGCAATACTTCGGAGTACCCCAGCGAAGAAAAAGAATCTTCCTTGTCGCAGATTTTACAGGCACAAGCGCCAGCCAAATACTATTTGAGCCCACGGGCATCAAGCGGAATCTTGCGAAGGGCAAAAGCCAAAAACAAGACGCTTCCCGAACCCCTCAAAACAGCACTGATACTCCAAGCACGCTCATCCTAAACGACCAAGGCGGCCAGTGCATGAACGTCAGCATTGACGTGGTAGGAACGCTGCGTGCACAAAGCAATCATCCACCACTGCTCTTTGAAAACCACGCACAAGACGGACGTGTAAAAGGACCACTGGATAAGGCAACCACGCTTACCCAGCGTCTTGGCACAGGTGGCAACAACCAGCCACTGGTCACAGAACCCAGTGCCAAGTCAGAGGTGTCTATTCCTCTGGCCTATTCGCTTGCTGCCAAGAAGCACAAAGCACTGCTCATCAGTGAAGACGCAAAAGGTCAAGCAAGCGTTTCACGCACCCTTGATACCAAAGGCTCAGACCCATGCTGCAATCAAGGCGGCATGGCCGTAGTCAGCTTTGGTCTGGACTATGCCTCCATGAATCAAGGCAAAAACGCACGATATGCGCCCACCATCTTGGAAGAAACCCAGCCCACACTGGTAGCCAAAGGACCAGGAGCTGTGGCCACATCGGCTGACAATCACTATAAGGTACGCCGCTTAACACCCCTTGAGTGCGCACGCCTACAAGGCTTCCCTGATAACTGGTGCGATGAGCTCGCTGACGAGAACCCAACGGATGCTGAGTTTGCTTTCTGGCGAGATGTCTTTGACACCTATGCCACGCTGAGCGAAAGCAAAAAGCCAAAGACCGATAAGCAGATCCGCACGTGGCTTAAAAACCCGTACTCCGATACGGCCGCCTACAAGCTCTGGGGAAACGGCATCGCACTGCCGTGCGCCATCTACGTACTGGAGCGCCTGGTTAAAAACAACTCATAA
- a CDS encoding DNA methyltransferase, producing MDTTKFELVAIDKLIPYARNARTHSPEQIRQLRSSLREFGFVSPAVIDTNYTILVGHGRVAAAREEGYTSVPCVFAENLTDAQKRAYILADNRLALNAGWDEELLTVEIADLDADAFDLSLLGFDDDEILSLLDVSEDTVKEDEFDEAAELGEAPITREGDIWHLGKHKLICADATDPETYQRLLGDTKVNLVCTDAPYFVDLDSASGKIKNDNLSDKEAYTFLMKVFSNFKNVMAKDASIYEFYATSKSRIFFDAFDDAGFKLGAGLIWRKERAPLMRTDWKFNFEPIMFGWQKDGKHKWYGDQKQKACFDFDGIKNSKTEGHGHPSSKPVALIAHLIKQSTQTNALVLDGFLGSASTLIAAHELGRICYGIEIEPKYCDVAAARYAALTGTTDDIYCIRDGETLRYQDLLDTRAKEAKDD from the coding sequence ATGGATACAACAAAATTTGAACTGGTCGCTATCGACAAACTCATCCCTTATGCTAGAAACGCACGCACCCACTCGCCAGAGCAAATCAGGCAGCTTAGGTCCTCGCTTCGTGAGTTCGGCTTCGTGTCACCAGCTGTCATTGATACCAACTACACCATTTTGGTAGGGCATGGACGCGTAGCCGCTGCACGTGAGGAAGGCTATACGAGCGTGCCCTGCGTGTTTGCAGAAAATCTCACGGACGCTCAAAAGCGTGCCTACATTTTGGCCGACAACCGGCTCGCGCTTAATGCTGGCTGGGACGAGGAACTCTTAACCGTGGAAATCGCTGATTTGGACGCAGATGCTTTTGACCTGTCCCTTTTAGGCTTTGACGATGATGAAATTCTCTCGCTCTTAGACGTCTCGGAAGATACGGTCAAAGAAGATGAGTTTGACGAGGCCGCTGAACTTGGCGAAGCTCCCATCACACGCGAAGGTGACATCTGGCATTTGGGCAAGCACAAGCTCATCTGCGCAGATGCCACAGACCCTGAAACCTACCAGAGGCTTCTAGGCGATACGAAAGTCAACCTTGTATGCACTGACGCTCCGTATTTTGTAGACCTGGACTCGGCTTCAGGCAAAATCAAAAACGACAACTTAAGCGACAAGGAAGCCTATACGTTCCTCATGAAAGTGTTTTCGAACTTCAAAAACGTGATGGCTAAAGACGCTTCCATCTATGAGTTTTACGCCACCTCCAAGTCACGCATCTTCTTTGATGCCTTTGATGATGCTGGCTTTAAGCTGGGTGCTGGTCTTATATGGCGAAAAGAACGCGCACCGCTCATGCGTACCGACTGGAAGTTTAACTTCGAACCCATCATGTTTGGTTGGCAAAAAGACGGCAAGCACAAGTGGTATGGCGACCAAAAGCAAAAAGCCTGCTTCGACTTTGACGGCATTAAAAACTCCAAGACCGAAGGACACGGACATCCATCTTCTAAGCCTGTGGCTTTGATTGCACACCTGATTAAGCAATCCACCCAAACAAACGCCCTGGTTTTAGACGGTTTTCTCGGCAGCGCCTCCACCCTTATTGCAGCCCATGAGCTAGGTCGCATCTGCTATGGCATCGAAATCGAGCCAAAGTACTGCGATGTAGCAGCCGCCCGCTATGCAGCCTTGACCGGCACGACCGATGACATCTACTGCATCCGAGACGGTGAAACCTTGCGCTACCAAGACCTGCTAGACACAAGGGCAAAGGAGGCAAAAGATGACTAA
- a CDS encoding S-adenosylmethionine synthetase N-terminal domain-containing protein, giving the protein MFEKVNPMHPDKIADRIAGAIVDAAYEREVNPKIAVEVLIGHGECTVIIESSCNIASEAIVKIVQRIAGNVYVHISICPQDTHLAQNQEGVFRAGDNGIFCGMPLSDEEQELSEIARDIFDAYPTDGKYILDGERLIICQSGADTAELSSIFPEADVNPLGNWSGGTNVDTGATNRKLGSDMGRAITGGGLHGKDLSKADVSVNIYAHLKAQALQRPVHIACAIGDETVDGRPFSEIVEIAREYIEAIGGFEAFAEWGLI; this is encoded by the coding sequence ATGTTTGAAAAAGTAAATCCTATGCACCCCGATAAAATCGCAGACCGCATCGCCGGCGCTATCGTGGACGCCGCCTACGAGCGGGAAGTGAATCCCAAGATTGCCGTAGAAGTCTTGATTGGTCACGGCGAATGCACGGTCATCATTGAATCCAGCTGCAACATTGCAAGCGAGGCCATCGTGAAAATCGTGCAGCGTATTGCTGGCAATGTGTATGTACACATTAGTATCTGCCCCCAAGATACACATCTAGCTCAAAACCAAGAAGGTGTGTTTCGAGCTGGCGATAACGGTATCTTTTGTGGCATGCCCCTCTCAGATGAGGAGCAAGAACTCTCAGAAATTGCTCGTGACATCTTTGACGCATACCCCACCGATGGCAAATACATCTTGGACGGCGAGCGCCTTATCATCTGCCAATCAGGCGCAGACACAGCTGAGCTGTCCTCCATCTTCCCGGAAGCGGATGTAAACCCGCTTGGCAACTGGTCTGGCGGCACCAACGTAGATACGGGAGCTACCAACCGTAAGCTTGGAAGCGACATGGGACGCGCCATCACAGGTGGCGGCCTTCACGGCAAAGACCTCTCCAAAGCTGATGTCTCGGTCAATATCTATGCGCACTTAAAGGCACAGGCGCTTCAAAGGCCAGTGCACATCGCTTGTGCCATTGGAGATGAGACCGTAGACGGTCGTCCTTTTTCTGAAATTGTTGAAATCGCACGCGAATACATCGAAGCTATCGGTGGCTTTGAAGCCTTCGCAGAATGGGGGCTTATCTAG